A segment of the Acidobacteriota bacterium genome:
GCTTGTGCTCGTCAGTGCCGAGCGGTGCAAGACGCCGCAGCCATTTGTCGCTCATTCGATGGTGGTAGCTCTCGTGTTCCTCGACCTCGGCGGCCTCGCGTATCTTCGACTTGACTTGCGGGTCACGAACCACGACAAACCGCCAGGGCTGCAAATTTGCCCCCGAAGGCGCCGTCCCAGCCGTCGCGATGGCTCGTTCGATCAGCTCGATCGGCACATCGCGGTCCGAATATTCCCTGACCGTTCGCCGCCGAGCGATCAACTCAAAGAATCGCCGTGCCCTCTCAAGCTGCTCGTCCGGTTCGACCTCAACAAACTCAAGAGGATTGAATTTCGGTGATGCATGTTCCATATTGGTCGATTCGCCCGTCAACAGAGCGTACTACTTCTCCAAACACCTAGCAATTTCTTTCTGACAGTCGTCCGTCATGCGGGCGGTGGCGTCATTTAAGATCGCCGAATACCGAGCGGATCTTGGCGGCTTGTTCGGGGTCGGTTTCTTCGAGTTGTTCGGCGGCGAGTTCGAGTTGTTCCTGGGTTTGCAGGAGTGCGAATTCGAGGTCGTTGCGGGTATCGACGATCCTGACCGTTGATTCGTACTCAGCGGCTAGGGCGGCGGCTTCGTCGATGACCGCCTTCTCGAATTCAAGCATTTCCGGCGGCAACGCGTTACCGCTTAGCTCAAACTCTCGCCTCGCGTTCTCGACCAGCCGCATGTCCCGCTCGTTGTCCGCCAGCCGCTTCGTGTATCCGCTCCTTTCAAGCCTTTCCTCTAATGTATTCACTGATTCCTCCGCTGTGTGGCATTTGCGATCATATCGCGACACGCGCTTTTCTCTTGCGTATTCCATGGTAAATCGCTAGAATCGCTGAGACATCCCTTCTGTCAGATAGATTATATAATAACGGAGAATGATGATTATGAGTTTCAGCAGCAAATTGTTCAGAATGAGTGTGTTAAGTGCATTTCTCGTTTTGATGAGTTTTTCCGCCACCTATGCCCAGGATGGTGAAGTTAGTTTCACGGTTTACAACAAAACGAACTCGCGTATCACGAGACTGCTCGTTGCCGAGCCGGGCAAGAAAACATGGAGCTACTTTGACATCGGAAAGGGTATCGCTCCGGGCGGCTCAATGGTACTGGCCTGGGATAAATCAGCCTACAACGAAGATTGCGTACAGTGGATAAAAGCCGTGTATGCGGACAAATCGCAATCCCCCGCGGTCAAGTTCGACTTCTGCGAAGACGATCTCGAGTTGGAATTCACGGAATAAGCAAACACTTTCTCCAAAATAAGCAAGGCCGGCCGAATTTCAACATTCGTCCGGCCTTTCTGTTTGATCGCCCGACTTCAATACTGCTTCTTTCAAGCCATCCCTCTGAGGTATTCACCAATGCCTCCATTATGTGGTCTATGGTAAGATACCGCGAAAAGCTCAAGGAGAGAGACGATATGGCGTATCCAAACATATTCGACAAAGAGGTTGCGGACGGAGTTATCGCGAGGCTGAATACTTTGACGCCGGAGTCGCAGCGGCAGTGGGGCAAGATGGACGTTGCGAGGATGTTCGCACATTGCAATGTCGCGTATGAGTGCATCTACGAGCCGGACAAGCATCCGAAGCCGAAATTTCCGATGAGTTTTATACTCAAATACATCGTTGCTCCGATCGTCGTCGGAGAAAAACCGCCCAAGAGGAATTCGCCTACGGGCCCGCAGTTCATTATCGCCGACGAACGCGAGTTCGAACGCGAACGATCGCGACTCATCGATTACATAAACCGAACGACCGAGCTTGGCGAAGCAGAGTTCGACGGCAAAGAATCGCACTCTTTCGGCGTGCTGAACAAGACGCAGTGGTCGAATATGCTCTATAAGCACCTCGATCATCACTTGCAGCAATTCGGGGCTTAGGGGCAGGAGTTAACCGCGAAACAGGCGAAAAGAGCTAAATAAAAAGATCATTTGTTCGTACATTTCGCGTATTTAGCGGTTAATAGTTCTTAGTCTTCCTGTTCGACGATCTCCCAGGCGTGTTCGGCTTTTAGAAGTTTGGACATAAGGGAAGCGTGAACGGCGTGGCCGCTTTTTTCGGCAGTGATCTTGCCCTCGATCGGCATACCAAGCAGGGCGAGATCGCCGATGATGTCGAGGATCTTGTGACGGACGAATTCGTCGTCAAAACGCAGCGGCGTTTCGTTGAGCATGCCGTTTTCCGTGAGGACGATAGCGTTATCGAGCGAACCGCCGAGTGCGAGATTTGCTTTTCGCAGCATCTCGATCTCGTGTGTAAAGCCGAATGTCCGTGCCGACGCTATTTCGCGGCCAAATGAGCCGTTATTAAAGACGAATTTCAGATGCTGCCGTTCGATGAACGGATGAGGGAAGTCGATGACGCAGTCGATCTCAAATCTATCCGCCGGTTCGATAGACATCTTGCGGTCGCCTTGGCTGTATTCGACGCGTTCGAGAATTCGCAGGATGTGCCGCCGAGAATGTTGCTCGACGACGCCCGCGTTTTCGATCAGCTCGATGAAATTCTCGCTCGAACCGTCCATGATCGGTATCTCGATGTTGTCGAGATCTATAAAACAATTGTCGACGCCTGATCCTCGCAATGCGGACAACAAATGTTCGCACGTTGATAGAACAACACCTCGCCGCATCAACGTGGTCGCGTAGCTGCAGTGCGAGATGTATTCGACCGAAGCCGGTATCTCAAAATCATCGAGGTCCGTCCGTACAAAGATATAACCGGTGTTCTCCGGTGCCGGCCGCAGCCTCATGTTTACCTCGACACCGGTATGCAGCCCGACGCCGGTGATCTCAATTTGATTAGCAATAGTGGTCTGGTTCATTTCTCAAAATTTTCATTACAAGTTCTATGCCAATAGGCCGGTAAAGCAATTTCAAGGTATTTCCCAGTGTTTTATCCGTGTGATCGGTGGCAAAATCACCTTTATGTTGCGTTCCCGCCACATTGATGTCTCGGATTTACTATTAACGATCCACGATTTACAATTAGTCATTAATTATGGCAATAGAAACCGCCGGCCAAAAGGCCGCGAAAGTAACTAAGATACGTATTGATAATGGGTCGACGTTGACGATTCCTAAGGATACGGAGGCGACGATAAACAAGATCCTCGATTTTCTGCCGGTCGAACAATACCGCGGCGTAGAAAAGATCAAACTCGTCGACTTTATCAACGATCCCCGGCTTAAGAACATGGACACGCCGCTAAAGGGCGACTTACCAGGGCTTTATCATCCGCGGGCAGGCAATCAGGCTCCGTGGTTCGAGATGTCGATGGGGGCGTTGCTTCAGCCGACCGAGACATATATCAAAAAATTCATGGCAAAGAGCTCGTTCAAGGGCAACATTGCGGGGTTGATGTTCTCACTCGTCGGGCAGCATTATTACCTGACCCAGAAGCATTCGATCAAACGTACAGCCCTCGAACCGCAGATCCGTCAGTACGCCGAAAAGAACCTAAAGGTCTGGAGCGAAAAACAATCCGAAGGCAGTTTTCGTGCGAAACTCTTCAAGCCGTTCCGCCCATACCTCGAACGATGGGCAAAATGGCTGAATAAAAAGGCAGCGGAATCTAAGAAATAAGGCATTATCGCCGCGAAGAAGCGCGAAAGGCGCAAAGTAAACAAAGCTTCTGCGCACTTTGTGCCTTTTCGCGGCAAAT
Coding sequences within it:
- a CDS encoding nitroreductase family protein, producing the protein MEHASPKFNPLEFVEVEPDEQLERARRFFELIARRRTVREYSDRDVPIELIERAIATAGTAPSGANLQPWRFVVVRDPQVKSKIREAAEVEEHESYHHRMSDKWLRRLAPLGTDEHKPFLEIAPYLIVVFRITTIVEAGESEPTYYSQESVGIAVGLLLAALHNMGLATLTHTPSPMKFLQEILGRPKNEVPFVLIPVGYPADDARVPDIKRKPLDEIMQVI
- a CDS encoding DUF1569 domain-containing protein, translated to MAYPNIFDKEVADGVIARLNTLTPESQRQWGKMDVARMFAHCNVAYECIYEPDKHPKPKFPMSFILKYIVAPIVVGEKPPKRNSPTGPQFIIADEREFERERSRLIDYINRTTELGEAEFDGKESHSFGVLNKTQWSNMLYKHLDHHLQQFGA
- a CDS encoding UDP-3-O-acyl-N-acetylglucosamine deacetylase, with the protein product MNQTTIANQIEITGVGLHTGVEVNMRLRPAPENTGYIFVRTDLDDFEIPASVEYISHCSYATTLMRRGVVLSTCEHLLSALRGSGVDNCFIDLDNIEIPIMDGSSENFIELIENAGVVEQHSRRHILRILERVEYSQGDRKMSIEPADRFEIDCVIDFPHPFIERQHLKFVFNNGSFGREIASARTFGFTHEIEMLRKANLALGGSLDNAIVLTENGMLNETPLRFDDEFVRHKILDIIGDLALLGMPIEGKITAEKSGHAVHASLMSKLLKAEHAWEIVEQED